The Arachis hypogaea cultivar Tifrunner chromosome 14, arahy.Tifrunner.gnm2.J5K5, whole genome shotgun sequence genome has a segment encoding these proteins:
- the LOC112743349 gene encoding receptor-like protein EIX2 isoform X2 yields MVQLLAWTSSAAVVASGKCIESERQALLSLKRGFNATDDDWVSSWGDGEQQKECCKWEGVKCSNVTGHVLMLDLHGHYTRESISPSLSDLHHLNYLDLSGNLFTLTPSIPPFIGSLTFLTHLNLSSCFFGGNIPPQLGNLLFLEYLDLGGNCFYPPQQIPSQFSNLSHLVYLDLSSSNLVGGFPLQLTNMSSLTYLDLSYNRLNETMPPQLGNLLSLEHLDPSYNAFTGTIPSQFKNISRLQYLDLDSLYMMSSDLQWLSELSILRYLSLAWVNLSGASNWQQQVSSLSHLQYLDLHACNLVDSIPTSSLASPANFSTSLSFVYISYNSLRNAALIFPWLMNSTRILEELNLANNELKGQIPLSLFHSCNLVHLDLFKNKLTGEFHEYIREYSRCAHKPLRILLLGWNEITGMVPDLSQLQSLQELHLGNNRLSGTIHEGIGQLSNLTELSLGNNFLKGLISEAHFSRLSNLDTLDLSHNALAFNVSVDWIPPFNLTDIYLARCKLGPNFPTWLHTQTMIEYLDISCAGISSTVPNWFWEPLPHMFYLNISHNRFLGKIEGPAMVSDQLVSIDLSFNLFEGTIPAFLATALHVFLSNNRFSIANPLLCTNSPKRMRFMDLSNNNLRGELSDCWRDFELLVVLDLSNNQFYGNMPKSLGSLRNIQSIHFEGNHFSGEIPPSLHNCTQLRVFDVAGNKLSGTIPSWIGDNIRKLLVLSLHSNNFHGNIPLSMCNLDELRVLDLSLNILSGSIPKCISNLSAMAIQAKSNATITDDYHYEYGDVFSRTGHVREVSGVYNDSASLTWKGKMSKYGSTLGLLRSIDFSSNRLTGEIPTEMMTLIGLVSLNLSRNFFSGHIPPTIGQLTSIDFLDLSRNHLSGTIPSQLTQIDDLSVLDLSYNDLSGEIPLGTQLQTRDASAYEGNPKLCGAPLNNTCPIHGHQISEHDADGDDDEQFVSQGFYIAMAVGFVMAFWGVCFSLILKKSWRYAYFKLLSDVYDKLYVFTAIKVAKFKRIRSQI; encoded by the coding sequence ATGGTGCAGCTACTTGCATGGACCAGCAGTGCAGCGGTGGTGGCAAGTGGGAAGTGCATTGAGAGTGAAAGGCAAGCTCTGCTTTCTCTCAAACGTGGCTTCAATGCCACGGATGATGATTGGGTGTCTTCATGGGGAGATGGGGAGCAGCAGAAGGAGTGTTGCAAATGGGAAGGCGTCAAGTGCAGCAATGTAACTGGCCATGTTCTCATGCTTGATCTTCATGGTCATTACACTCGTGAATCCATAAGCCCATCACTCAGTGACTTACATCATTTGAACTACTTGGACCTTAGTGGTAATCTCTTTACTCTCACCCCATCCATCCCTCCTTTCATTGGCTCTTTAACCTTTTTGACACATCTCAATCTCTCTTCTTGTTTTTTCGGTGGAAACATACCTCCTCAATTGGGAAATCTGCTCTTCCTCGAGTATCTTGATTTAGGAGGGAATTGTTTTTATCCTCCGCAACAAATCCCTTCTCAGTTCTCAAATCTCTCCCATTTAGTGTACCTTGATCTTAGTTCCAGTAATTTGGTTGGAGGATTCCCTCTTCAACTCACAAATATGTCATCCTTGACATATTTGGATCTTAGTTATAATAGACTTAATGAAACAATGCCACCCCAACTTGGAAATCTCTTATCCTTGGAACATCTTGATCCAAGTTACAATGCATTCACCGGAACCATTCCTAGtcaattcaaaaatatttcccGTTTGCAGTATCTTGACCTTGATTCCTTGTACATGATGAGTTCTGATTTACAATGGCTATCTGAACTTTCAATCCTGAGGTATCTTTCGCTTGCTTGGGTGAATCTAAGTGGTGCCAGCAATTGGCAACAACAAGTGAGTAGCCTTTCTCATCTTCAATATTTAGACTTGCATGCTTGCAATCTTGTTGATTCCATCCCCACTTCATCACTTGCATCCCCTGCTAATTTCTCCACTTCTCTCTCATTTGTCTATATCTCTTATAACTCTCTAAGGAATGCAGCCTTGATATTCCCATGGTTAATGAATTCCACTCGTATCCTTGAGGAGTTAAATCTTGCAAATAATGAGCTCAAAGGCCAAATACCTCTATCCTTGTTTCATAGTTGTAATTTGGTACACCTTGACCTATTCAAGAACAAGTTGACAGGAGAGTTTCATGAATATATTCGAGAGTATTCTCGTTGTGCTCATAAACCCTTACGAATCTTGCTTCTGGGATGGAATGAAATTACGGGGATGGTGCCTGACCTCTCTCAGCTTCAATCTTTGCAAGAGTTACATCTTGGTAACAACAGGTTAAGTGGAACCATACATGAAGGTATTGGACAACTATCCAACTTAACTGAGTTAAGCCTTGGGAATAACTTCCTGAAAGGTTTGATATCTGAAGCTCATTTCTCAAGACTTTCCAATCTTGACACTTTGGATTTGTCTCATAATGCATTGGCTTTTAATGTTAGCGTGGATTGGATTCCCCCTTTCAATTTAACTGACATTTATTTGGCCCGTTGCAAGTTGGGGCCTAACTTTCCAACATGGCTTCATACCCAAACCATGATTGAGTATTTGGATATTTCCTGTGCTGGAATTTCTAGCACTGTTCCTAATTGGTTTTGGGAACCCCTTCCTCATatgttttatttgaatatttctCACAACCGTTTTCTAGGAAAAATTGAAGGCCCAGCTATGGTTTCTGACCAACTTGTTTCAATTGATTTGAGCTTCAATTTATTTGAAGGCACGATTCCAGCATTCCTTGCAACTGCTTTACATGTTTTTTTGTCCAATAACAGATTTTCAATTGCAAATCCTCTTTTATGTACAAACTCGCCCAAACGCATGAGATTTATGGATTTGTCAAACAATAACCTTAGAGGAGAACTTTCGGATTGTTGGAGGGATTTTGAGTTATTGGTCGTCCTAGATTTATCCAATAATCAGTTTTATGGAAATATGCCAAAATCTCTGGGCTCTTTAAGAAATATCCAGTCAATACACTTTGAAGGCAATCATTTTTCAGGAGAGATACCACCATCCTTGCATAATTGCACACAACTACGAGTTTTTGATGTTGCAGGTAATAAGTTGTCAGGAACAATACCAAGCTGGATTGGAGATAATATTCGAAAGCTACTTGTACTTAGCTTACATTCCAATAACTTTCATGGTAACATTCCATTAAGCATGTGCAATCTCGATGAACTTCGTGTCTTGGACCTCTCTTTAAATATTCTGTCTGGCAGTATACCTAAATGCATAAGTAATCTGTCTGCTATGGCCATTCAAGCAAAATCAAATGCAACCATTACCGATGACTATCATTATGAATATGGCGATGTGTTTAGCCGTACTGGCCATGTACGTGAAGTTTCTGGAGTTTATAACGATAGCGCATCACTGACATGGAAAGGGAAAATGTCAAAATATGGAAGCACCCTGGGATTGTTGAGAAGTATTGATTTCTCCAGCAACAGGTTAACAGGGGAAATACCAACTGAGATGATGACTCTTATTGGCTTGGTTTCTTTAAatctttcaagaaacttttttagTGGACACATTCCTCCAACTATTGGACAACTGACGTCAATAGATTTTCTTGATCTATCCAGAAATCATTTGTCAGGAACAATTCCTTCACAGCTTACTCAGATTGACGATCTCAGTGTTCTTGACTTGTCATACAATGATTTATCCGGAGAAATCCCACTTGGCACGCAACTTCAAACTAGGGATGCATCTGCTTATGAAGGAAATCCAAAACTTTGTGGTGCTCCCCTCAACAATACTTGTCCCATTCATGGTCACCAGATCAGTGAACATGAtgctgatggtgatgatgatgaacaaTTTGTAAGCCAGGGATTCTACATTGCTATGGCTGTTGGATTTGTTATGGCATTTTGGGGAGTGTGCTTCTCATTGATTTTGAAGAAATCTTGGAGATATGCTTATTTCAAGTTGTTGAGTGATGTCTATGACAAGCTCTATGTGTTTACAGCGATCAAGGTGGCCAAATTCAAAAGGATCAGATCTCAAATATGA